Proteins from a single region of Desulfolutivibrio sulfoxidireducens:
- the pth gene encoding aminoacyl-tRNA hydrolase, which yields MAFDALIMGLGNPGPQYAATRHNLGFWAADALARLAAARGGGAPRLSSRKDVELFHLTLAGPARGSYLLAKPLTFMNLSGLAAAHLCGYYKIAPENLVVLHDELDLPLGRVRVKRGGGNAGHQGLNSIARELGLPDFVRIRLGIGRPAPGRDVKGYVLERFPEAERAVAEGVAADAAGLVETFLAQGLDAARREAGQINRCPAGESA from the coding sequence ATGGCCTTTGACGCCCTGATCATGGGACTTGGCAATCCCGGTCCCCAATACGCCGCGACCCGCCACAACCTGGGTTTCTGGGCCGCCGACGCCCTGGCCCGCCTGGCCGCGGCCCGGGGCGGCGGCGCACCGCGGCTGTCCTCGCGAAAGGACGTGGAGCTTTTCCACCTGACCCTGGCCGGGCCGGCCCGGGGATCGTATCTTCTGGCCAAGCCCCTGACCTTCATGAACCTAAGCGGCCTGGCCGCCGCGCACCTGTGCGGCTACTACAAGATCGCGCCGGAGAACCTGGTGGTCCTGCACGACGAGTTGGACCTGCCCCTGGGCCGGGTGCGGGTCAAACGCGGCGGAGGCAACGCCGGGCATCAGGGACTCAATTCCATCGCCAGGGAGCTTGGCCTCCCGGATTTCGTGCGCATCCGCCTGGGCATCGGCCGGCCCGCGCCGGGACGCGACGTCAAAGGCTATGTGCTGGAGCGCTTCCCCGAGGCCGAACGGGCGGTGGCGGAAGGCGTGGCCGCCGACGCGGCCGGGCTGGTGGAGACCTTTCTGGCCCAGGGGCTTGACGCGGCCAGGCGCGAGGCCGGCCAGATCAACCGCTGTCCGGCCGGGGAATCCGCCTAG
- a CDS encoding 50S ribosomal protein L25/general stress protein Ctc, giving the protein MKEQLSLAVKPRSGRGKGACRRLRVESLVPGIFYDSKGTNIPVLVDELPLTKLRQKAGSSHVFDLIIESESGAETRPSLIWNVQRHPFKPRITHVDFYGVDLDKVIRVSVPVVVTGKAKGVVLGGKLEIFRDMIEIECLPMAIPDKVVVDVTALDTNENVSVADVVMPEGVKAVYDDNFAVVGVVYETEEEEKPGAES; this is encoded by the coding sequence ATGAAAGAACAACTGTCCCTTGCGGTCAAACCCCGCTCCGGGAGAGGAAAGGGCGCCTGCCGCAGGCTTCGGGTCGAGAGCCTCGTTCCCGGGATCTTCTACGATTCCAAGGGGACCAATATCCCGGTCCTGGTCGACGAACTGCCCCTGACCAAGTTGCGGCAAAAAGCCGGCTCCTCCCACGTCTTCGACCTGATCATCGAGTCCGAGTCCGGGGCCGAGACCAGGCCCTCGCTGATCTGGAACGTGCAGCGCCATCCCTTCAAGCCCCGCATCACCCACGTGGACTTTTACGGCGTGGACCTGGACAAGGTCATCCGGGTGTCCGTGCCCGTGGTGGTCACCGGCAAGGCCAAGGGCGTGGTGCTCGGCGGCAAGCTGGAGATATTCAGGGACATGATCGAGATCGAATGCCTGCCCATGGCCATTCCGGACAAGGTGGTCGTCGACGTCACGGCCCTGGACACCAACGAGAACGTGTCCGTGGCGGACGTGGTCATGCCCGAGGGGGTCAAGGCCGTCTATGACGACAACTTCGCGGTTGTCGGCGTGGTGTATGAGACCGAGGAAGAGGAAAAACCAGGCGCCGAGTCCTGA